Within the Drosophila miranda strain MSH22 chromosome Y unlocalized genomic scaffold, D.miranda_PacBio2.1 Contig_Y2_pilon, whole genome shotgun sequence genome, the region GAGGGTGCTCTTGCTGGGCTGGCCCCCGTTTCCGGTGGCGGAGAGGGCGCCGTCCTGCAGAGCGCGGACCGCGGCGTCGGCCAGGTCCGCTCCGTTGCGGATGTGTTCATTGATGGCCGGCGTGCTGAGGCGCAGGGCCTCCTTGAGGCGTTGTGGACGGGCGCCCGCCGGGATCTCGGCTCCCTCGATGAACACGAAGTCCACGGTGATGGCCCCGGCCACGGGCTGGGTTTCGTAAGGGCGTGgctggagctgcagcagctggGTGGACGCTGGACCCACGGCCAGCTCGTCGATGCCGACCAGGCCGAGACCGAGCAACTTGGGCGGATCCGAGGCGATCACTGGATGGTCGTACACCTCGAAGAGTATCTCTGCAGACTGCGGGGAGAGTTCACtggaacgaaacgaaacgaaacaggAAGATGAGTCCGGGACATCCCCAGCAGGAGATCTGCTGTTCAAAGACTCACAAGAGGAAGTGCTCATCCCAGTAGGGTCTGCTGCCGCGCTGGGTGCCCGTCTGGTTTTTCTGGGCCAGCTCGTCCATCTCGATGACCACATAGGGGTCGTGGGCGTCCCTCAGGCCCTCGCCCTTGACGATCTTCACCAGCAGCCGCCTGCCGGACACCATGTGCTGCGAGTCTCGCAGGCCCACGCCTCCCAGATGGTGCTCCATGTTGTGCTGTGTGTGGAGGAGGCAGAGCATGCAATGAGTCAGTGCGTGAGAGACAGACAGGAGAGAAAGAGATGGGTGGGTAGAGAGGGGGCTCAGAGAcggagagagatagagagagacacTGAGGCTGTTTTGGGTTAGGGCTTATAAAATTCGCCTTTAATTAGCATGTGACATTCACTAGAAATTGTAATAATATTGAAAGTATTGGTTCCCCTGAAAAGAGAGAGcgcaaaagagagagagagagttctTTACTGGCAGGATACGTATACGCAAATGGCAACGAGAGGGGGATGAGGCGAGAGAAAGAAGGCGAATTCCATAAACGAGGGAGCAATGAGAAGTGTCTGTTTGTCTGTTTGTCTGTGGAGCCAAGGGGGAACAGAGTGGAATCACTGTACAGTAAAAAGAGTCCTGTTTTCGAGTTCTGTGTGGAATGACGACGAACTGGAAAGACAGTCGAACacgaaacagaaacaacaacaaacagagGCTGCACTCCGCACTGCTACCAACGCTCACCGCCAGGGAGTCATAGTGAACGGGATAGATTACGGGCAGATCCAGGGGCTTCACCTCGGCCCGCGGGCAGGTGGAGTAGATGGAGAAGTCAACGGGGTAGACGGTGTCGCGCAGGGCCGTCGTCAGGATGTCGCTGATGACCGTCTGGAGCTGCAGTTCGTCCTGGTCCATGGCCTTGATGGCCCTCACACTGTTCATCGCAATGAGCACCTGTGGCGAGACGAAAGACGAAAGGTTATCCATGGACGGAGGGCCAcagcacacactcacatcagGATAGCCCTCGACACGCATCTCGCCCTTGAGACTGTTGTAGTTCATGGGGATGGCCATGCGGGCGCGGAATCGCGACACGGTCACCTTGTAGTGGGAGGTCTCCACCTTGCCCGACTTCTGGCGGAAGGTCTTCACCTGCAGCACCGGCATGGCGTCGCAGTCGAAAGTGATGAGCTGTGGAAACTCGAAATTAGTCCAGTCTGGGGTCTCACCTCACGACTTACCATGTCCGCAGGATTGTTCGCATCGCAGTTGCAGAAGATGTTGTTCAGGCCCGGAGCAGGGCTATCGGGCAGCACTCGGACCACTTCCACGGCCACTCCATGCTGCAAgcgacagacagagagagagagaatcaGAGATCTGGTTTTGGGGATTGCTTGCGCATTACGTAACCCGACGCGATTGGGGACTGGGGCTCAGAAGTGAGCGCATTTGGGGCGCGAGTCAGAGGCTCAGTCGAGAGTGACTAACGATTCCGCGCTGACCTTGGCCTACGGCCGGCTCCGAATCGGGGCTGGCGAGCGCGTAAAAGGCGATACAAAAATGTAAGAggcaaaaaacaacaaacagaaaAACACGTTTCGACATCGGTTACGGCTGAGCGAGTTCTCAAGTTCTCAAGTTGAAGAACAAAGGTCAATGGACGCTGTAGACCAAGCTGGAGCTCGGCCATGACATCAGACCCCAGGAAGGTGGCGTGAATGATGTCAATGATGTCTGGCGGATGGGCACTCACCTCCTCCACAGACTTGCGGAGCGAGTCGTTGATGGCTATCACGCAGGACATGAGCAGCTCGTTGACAATGACTAGATCGCAGTACAGCCAGCGGAACACTTGGCTGGTCCACGTGACAGAGCTCTGAAGAGACACAAAAGGCAAACAGATTATAGAGGGCTCCCTTTCGagaaatgtgtgtgttttcttaCCGTTTCGGGTCCCACCACATTGGAGGGCGGTGGAACATAGCGCTTCTTGCGATTCTCCGGGCCTGTGGAGCTTTGGCGTACCACGCGGCGACGCGGTCCGGCGGCGCCAGCGGCACCACCGCTTAGGGGCGAGGCCGAAGAGCGACCACGGCCAGCCGAGGCGCCAGTCAGAGGCTTGGAGAGATCCTCGACTTTGCTCTTGGTGGCCAGCATGTCCCTGGGCTCGGAGAGTAGCTTCTCCGGCTTGGAGGAGCCGCCGAGGGCCAGGGCGGCCGCCCGGGGGGCCACACTGCTCTGGCGACTGTTGGCGGCACTGGGCGTCTTCTCCTTGTTGAGATACTTGCGGTAGAGCAGCTTGCACAGCCAGACGGAGAAGAGGGCCAGCACGGCCCACAGAAAGATGAAGATGGCTAGGGAGTCCATTGTTAAGTCACCAAGTCCCTCGAACGAACAGATATAGTCATCGATTTGGTCTGCCAGATCCATCGTTTAGCAGCAGACAGACGGTTATGACAACTAATTCCTGGTTATTctttcttccgtcgaatattcccagctatatagatctctcagttttgcccagataattttatatgattgCTGAATCAATTTTAAGCAGGAttaactacttttaagtacttgcatgttttttgttttgacaaaAACAAGGTTTCAACAAAAGTCTTCAATAGTCGCAGGTTGTgacgtcaatgttgctggtatttgcagACTCATTTGTTGTTAACCAGGGTATGggcgtttttatacccgatactcaaaatgagtattggggtatattagatttgtggtgaaagtggatgtgtgtaacgtccagaaggaatcgtttccgaccccataaagtatatatattcttgatcagcatcaatagccgagtcgattgagccatgtctgtctgtctgtctgtccgtctgtccgtctgtccgtccgtccgtctgtccgtccccttcagcgcctggtgctcaaagactataagagctagagcaacgatgttttggatccagacttctgtgatatgtcactgctacaagaatatttcaaaactttgccccgcccacttccgcccccacaaagggcgaaaatctgtggcatccacaatttcgacgatacgagaaaactaaaaacgcagaatcgtagaagatgactatatcttctagagagctacatctgaaccagatcgtataattattatagccagaatcaagaaaacaatttaattttttctcgccctgtctctctctaacacacacgtagcatagccggctttgcttagagtaaaacattagcgcctagatctcagagactataaaagctagagcaaccaaatttggtatccacactcctaatatatcggaccgagacgagtttgtttcaaaatttcgccacacccccttccgcccccgcaaaggatgaaaatctggggatattcacaaatctcagagactattaaggctagagtaaccaaatttggtatccgcactcctgttagatctcactataaaacgtatatctcaaaatttcgccccacccccttccgcccccacaaagaacgaaaatctgttgcatccacaatattgaggatacgagaaaactaaaaacgcagaatcatagataatgagcatatatatcagattgctgaatctggatcagatcagatcatttttatagccaaaaggaacaaatcaatttgcactggctacgcagcacccgacgtcacgctcagactgattttctgtctctctcgcacgcactccttgtcgtgtcgttgaatattagcggcgtctgccggaggagagccatactgacttagtatcgggtataactgtagagttgcggtgtccgcagcaactcacaacgttccccctcgtttttagaTATTTCTGTACCACCGCACCACCCCTCCCGCCCACCATACTCTCTGTTtgcctctctttctctctctctctctctctctctctctctctctctctctctctcttactgCCGAATGCGACCCCTATACACGGATTTATTAGAAACCATTTGAGAGAATTTGCATTCAACTAAACGgctaaagaaaagaaaatactTGTGCCACCACCACCCATTTGTCCATCGCTCAACCGcgaaaaaaacaataacaaaacgCCACTTTGCATGCGATAATCTGTTTTATATCAATAGAAACCATTCCGTCTCTGTctcttactctctctctctctctctccctctctctattTATATATCTTTTCGTCATTCTCTTGTGGCTCGGAAGAATATTCCTTGTCTTCTTGGGCTTTCTGCGCTGCTGACTTTTGGGCATTCTCTTGCTTTGGCTCTGGGTTTTCCAAGTAGAGACTCGCAGCCACTGGCGCGTCTATTGACCCCTTTCGGCGGGGGCACTCGCCCTGGTCTGAATGGGGCGTCGAGAGGGCGATTACGAGAGCAACTAGTACTCTTCTCTGGGGTATTTTTAACCCAAGAAAAGCATCGGGGCACCAGAGAAATCCGTCTGTTGCCCAAAGGGGCGGCGGTCTGTCACGCCCCACAGCTCCAGCAGTGCCACAGCAGTGTACGATCTACGATCAGCCATCCTCTAACGGGTATGGAGTGTCCACATCTCTAAAGCAAACCTCttcgctgccactgccactgccacttcATGTGGGAATACATGCAAACAACACTCTTTGTTGGGCAACCTAGAAGCCACTCTTACTCTTGTATTTAATAAGCCACCAGAGCCGCACCGCTCGGAgcttgcaacagcaacaggtTTCCGGCACTTCCGTTTTAATTGCTGGTTCCGAAAGGTCAAAGGGTTCGTGTTGAATGCCCGCTTCGGGTGAGCAGCTACCTCACCTGCGTGTCCACAGAATGCCGCAAATGGGGAAATTCTAAGGGGATTGCGGCTGAGGCATTCAAAGTATTCGCAATGCAAACACTTGGAGTGCACCTCCGAATAGCTAATCACATTCAAAATGcgaataaatattgaatattgATTGCGTAGCCAAGCGGCAAAAGCCTATAAATAGAGATGATGATGGGGTACGGCGATCAGAAGACGGCAATCGGCCAGCGCCGGCGAATGTCATGCCGCGCAGATGAATCAAAATTGTCGGGAGGGATGGGTCTTTGTTTATCTGTCTGCCACTTGACTCACTGCAGACGGGGTTCCACCTTTGTTGACTCTGGCCTTCTAATCTTATCGCAGGGAAGGCGCCTTTTCGCCTTCTTCTTCCCACCTTTTATCGCGTTTAATTGTTGTTAATGAATGTGAAGTGCCGCTCGATAGGGATCTCGGGAGTTGGCCATGGCAGTgacagcaccagcaacagcaacagcaacagcaacaggctGTCTCCTATTCACCTATTAATGGGTCAATAAAATGTGCCAAATTACGACACCGTAGACCGTGGAAAAGACACTCGATGATGTCATCCCATCGAACATTCAGAGTGTTCTATGCGAGTATTCCATTCGAATTAATAAGGCATCGGGCTAGATTCTCTACGACTTCTATGCTTCTGAGGGGGGCATGGGGATCGAGATCTAATCGAGCTGCCGTGCAGTGCCTGGCATAAACCAAATTGCACTTCAATTTCTGGCTCGTTCGATTCCCCGATATCGGTTGACCTTTGGCTGTCTTGCCATTCGAGCGTGTCAAGGCTGGGTCTATTTTTGGAAGCTCTGCCAAAACagggcgtatgcgtaatatgCGAATGAGGATTCATGGGGGCACGGTGGCACGGCTGAGCTGAGGGGCCAACATCAACACGCAAGTACTCTACTCCCCAATGCAGCCTGATGACCACCCCCAAGGGGTGGCGGGAGGCAGAGTTGCGTGCTTATACAACACAACAGCCAGAGTTCGAGGCAAAAGACAAAGTTCAGAAGACACAACAACatctacagctacagctacagctacgaATATTTTGCACAACTCTCAGACAAGCGAGAGCTGGAGAACCTTTCGACTTTCGACTCTGGGCTCTGTGCTCTGTTCTCTGTGAAAACTCGTTCCGTTCCCATACACCAATTATCGATTAAAGCTCGCAAAAGTGGCAAGGAACCAATCGATTTGAGTGTGAAAATTGGACCAGAGAAGCGAACGGACTACGCATGGCTGCAAGGGAACATATGTCCTCGATTGATTTTGTGTCTCCCGATTGGTCGGCAAATGAATGCCACGCTTTTGTGCGGAGCAATTTGTTCGGCCTATGTGAGAGGCACTTTAACCCCGCCACCAAGTCTTTTGACCAGTCCAGGACCCGCGGCCAACCGGGGTTGCCAGGACAACCATCAATAATTGAGGATTCGTGTGAACAGAGCGAAATTTCGAATTGATTTGTCAACGTTCCCGCGCTCCCAGGCGGAGCCCCAGAGGAGAATTCATCAAAGTTTCATGGGTCCATTTCCATTGTTTATTTACTTGTATCCTCCAAAAGCTTTGCCTCAGAAGCGGAGCTTTTGCTgccggcacacacacacacaggcaggCGGTATAAGAgaggcacggcacggcacaggCTCGTGCAGGGTGCAGGCTGTGGAGTGAGGCCGGAAAACTGCAGCAGCCGTCAAAACCGTCGGCCCGGTTTTTCGACATCTGGGGGTGGCTTTTACACCTAATGAATGGGGGTTGGACTGGCAGCGCACGCACTACCCCACCCCATCCCCCCTCTCGTTATCGCATGGGCGATCGCTGGCACATCTTCCTACCGCGCACCAAACACACCCAAAGAGAGTCCACCCAGCCAGCCCATCCCATCCGCCAGGAGAACTCCCCATTTAAGTATGTGCGCAAATTAGGGGATGGATGGCGCGAATATGGCAGGGGCCAGGGGGTTGGTTGGTCTACTTACCATGCAGCGCGGTGTAATAAGttttgatgttgttgttgttgttgttgttggtttgtCCGCAGGATGTGCGTTGTAATGTTTCGTGGAAGTAAAAATAGATTGCATTATTAAGGAGAAACAAGGAGGAGGAATGTTAACATCATCTGTTCATGTTATTCTTTTTCTTCGTTTAGCCAAATTTCCTCATGTGTTCGCGGGGTGGGGAGATGGTTGGTGGGGGAAAACAGCTTGGAAAATGCTCTGTGATTGATTAGTGACAACAATATGTattgcatgtgtgtgtgtgtgtttgtgtttgtgtgaaATGACCCAATCCACGTGCCACCTGAATGAAGGGGGTTCCGAAAAATTCCGATAAATTCCAATGAAAGAAACTTTTGGGCCACAAATTTCTCTGCTTGTGTGGTGGGACAGGTTACGGTGGGTGGGGGTAATGTAATGCAAATCAATAGGGGAATAGTGGAGTGGGTTGGAAAAGCTTGGAACACATGGTAAGCAAATCGTccactctctcgctctctctacTCACACGGGCCACCACCAATCAGCTAATGCCAAAGGCCACGTTAGCACTCCGGCGGAGGGTGGCGTAAGTATTCCTAGCCAGAACCTTTGCACTGCCAATTTCCCATAAATGGGACAAATTAACCAAAACGTTGACGATTATTTTCGTTTATTAATAACGCCGTTTTGTAATATCTTTCGTTCTTATTTAAGGCACTCTTTGCGTGACGGCAAAGCGGGACAGATCTTTGGATGCTTTTATCACTTTATATCGTTGCTCCTTTGGATGCCCGAGGGTTATAGGCGTCGGGGAGGCGATGAACTAAAAGAGAGATAGACACAAACGGATCTTTTGTCACATCTTCTTTTCACATAAGACATAAATAATTGTGTGTATTTGAGGGTTGCTTCCGCTTTGTTGAAACTCGTTTATATTGTTATTCAAATTCTCAATGTCTTGCGATAAGAAATCGTAATGTTTGGAGTACCACTGtattgctggctgctgtttgCCGTTACATtgacacacacagacacacacacccgAATATATAGATTTAGTTATTTAGATTTATCTAGATTTCACTGCCTCGTTACTGGGCCACTAGCCACCACATATTGTAGCCAGTTTAGGCCAGGCCAGCAGAGGCCAACAAATACTTGGCCAACATTTGAATGTTCAGCCACAgcggcaacaacaaccacacaAGTATCAATGAGAGCGGATCAGCTGTTTGCAGCTTCAATGCAGATGCtgcggttgttgttgttgcagcaGCCCTAATACCGTTTGATTTTTGCTTATTTCGAGTTCGACATTTCTACAAATTGTTTTATGTTAAGACACATACACACGCGCTCACACTTATAtgtaaattgtattttatttttgcaacGCTTTTTAAATATTTGCGGTTCTTGCCAAAATTCCACTACCAATGCACTCCCAGGCACACgtacacacactcacacacgaATACACTTGACTTGATGACttttgtgttgtttttgtttctttatttttgtgtgttttcaGAACGGTACCGTACAACTTTTGCCGCCGctatttcatttattttcccGGAGACCAAAAAACAACCAACCTTACTCGTTAAACTTTGACTTAGCGATAAGAAATCGAGATTAGCCCACTTAAACCCCCCGCGGCAAGCGGCGGAAAATATTACTGATTGTAAACTCGTTTTGTGGATGCATGCCATCTTTCCTCTGAACTTAAAAATAACCACGCTAACTTTCACCTCAACTACGCTAACattattaaattttcattattttcggtgggAAATTGAAATACCCCCTTGGCTTGCAATGGGCTAATCGTTCTCAGTCGAGTATTGGAAAgcatattgctcaattttgatgtTCCGTcaaatattactagctagatagaacatTTAGTCATGCCCAcctaattttatccgattaatgaatcaatttccTATTTAACTGGTGCATTCTTAATAcctgcttttattgcattttgcgtaaaaagaggttttagcgaaataagtcaaacaaaaatcaagtagcgaaataggtcaatcaaaacaaacgaaaaaggaaattgctcaattttgatattccattgaataatgctgactagctaaatctctcagcaatgcccacatagttttatctcattgatgaataaactttctacaagattggatagtttttaatccttgcttttattgtatttattgtaaaaaaaaggtttaaacgaaaaagttcaacaaaaaaaagaatcGCTATATTGCGTGTTAGCCGTAGTATATtcctttgtataccctattttgttaattttatatgaaagtataaatattgatatgaagataaaacgtaactaataaagaccttttctcaaattgacattttttagacatattcatgtatatgatgagtgttatgtatatttgtatatctcgatcctgatacctattcttggtccctacaagaagacaataagctttaataatattaaaatgtattgaaaataaattgtttttgcctgggatgacaaacatattcacaattctataacatccatttcccccagggtatgtgtgcatggaatgggactcattgttgtcaaccggttatGACAACTAATTCCTGGTTATTCTTTCTAccgtcgaatattcccagctatatagatctctcagttttgcccagataattttatatgattgCTGAATCAATTTTAAACAGGAttaactacttttaagtacttgcatgttttttgttttgacaaaAACACGGTTTCAACAAAAGTCTTCAATAGTCGCAGGTTGTgacgtcaatgttgctggtatttgcagACTCATTTGTTGTTAACCAGGGTATGggcgtttttatacccgatactcaaaatgagtattggggtatattagatttgtggtaaaagtggatgtgtgtaacgtccagaaggaatcgtttccgaccccataaagtatatatattcttgatcagcatcaatagccgagtcgattgagccatgtctgtctgtctgtctgtctgtctgtccgtctgtccgtccgtccgtctgtccgtccccttcagcgcctagtgctcaaagactataagagctagagcaacgatgttttggatccagacttctgtgatatgtcactgctacaaaaatatttcaaaatttcgccccacccccttccgcccaccaaaggacgaaaatttgtggcatccacaattttgaagatacgagaaaacagaatcatagataatgaccatatctatcagactgttgaatctggatcagatcagataatttttatagccaaaaggaacaaatcaatttgcactggctacgcagcgcccgacgtcacgctcagactgattttctgtctctctcgcacgcactctttgtcgtgtcgttcaattttagcggcgtctgccggagcagagccatactgacatagtatcgggtataaatgtagagttgcggtgtccgcagcaactcacaacgttccccctcgttataccttATTTCGTGAATATTATATAAAGATACTGATTTCCAACCTGCTTTcaaacgaaataagtaaagaCCTTGTCTTAGATTGCATTTTTTTGGTCTAATCATGCATATGATTAGGTGTTTGTAAATAAATCCTGATCCCAGTACCAGTTCTTGGTCTCTGTAGACAGACGATGAGCTGCAAAATATCGTTTAAAACAGAGACTATCTAGTTTCTGCATTAATTAGAGCCTGAAATGACACACATGACAACATGTTTTtgtatggaatgagactcattgttgtGAACCGGGTGAAAGAGGTCCTTACCCGATTCAAGTTCTGTTATCGACTATCGACTGGAAACGAGTGGTCCGCGCCAAATATTCATTTTTTGAAAGTGAAAGAGCGGATTTAAATGTAGTTCATTggaatacaataaaaaaaaacctacATATGGAAGTTTGTATACCCTTTGTTCTTACAAATGGCATATTTTCTTAAATATTCctatatttattaatttaatgTATGGTTGATTGGTTTCGGTTTAATTTTACCcaaaaaaataccgaaaagtaTTAAAAATGCCGTAAACGGTCATCCTGAATGTAATGGACTGTAAGCTTTTGAGTTCCTCCCTCGCTCAACGAGGTCTGTTAGAGAAAGCTTTTAGATCACAGCTCCAGCGCGGGAGAATTTTAACTTGGTtcaatgttgaaatgaaagaattaaaatttttgtattcgTACGAAACGCTTAAGGGTAATTTTTGCTGTTCCTTGTCGCCCCAGCCACACCCAGGAGCATACCCATGAAGACGCTCTTCAGATCGTACGCCCAGGCAAGATAGGCAAAGATCATGACGAAGAAGTCTTGATCACCTCCTTCTTACAGTGACTTTGAATTAGACTTGCATTGCATCTATTAGTGCTCCGTACATTTTCTTACAAACTACTTCCGttaaaaattcaaattctCTATGAATGCAAGTTTTGTGGACGCAAGCAGGAATGTGTTTATTGGTGGCATTGGGACTTTTAATTATAAATATGGGAGCTGTCGATTCTCGGAACAGCTGCCATGTGCCACAGGGCTTGCACCTGCCACAAGTTAAGTTAATTAAGTAAATGTTTAATGAGTAAAAAGTAATTTCTCCAACATACCATGTAGTCTACAGTAGAGATGGGCATAGACCGTAAAGAAACTAGAAATAAAAACACACTTTCATTTGGTTTTCACATACAAACGTTGGTTGTTTATTTCACTGTACGCTCTTTTTGTTGAATATGCATATAATGTTTGCGCCTCTATTCCtttcgcctcgcctcgccacGACTCGACTCCTCCGCCGCTATAACTTATGCAGCTCTTACAGTTCTAAGTGAATCCGTTGCTGATTTACTTTATACTTTACTTTACTTTATTGATCTCAAGTCAATGTTTGCTCAATGTCCCTTCCTGCATCTGCATATGCCTCGCCACGTATGTATATTGAATATTCTTGTTGTTGTATATAAgtgtataatatatatatttaatttaatacaTAAAAAGTATGCGCTCGCTCCGCGCACGGGTATCCTCGATCTCATTCTCTCTTGTTTAAAATAGTTTACGTGTGTGTTTAATATTAAATTGTTGCCTGCCATTGTTGCCGCAACGCTGCAGCAAAGATCatatacaaaaatacaaaaatcaTAACATTTATATACGCCTCTGACTGACGCGTCTGGCGgccatataactaggtattcCATATAATCTATATActcatactcgtactcgtacgtaCGTCTGCATACATTTATATACGCCTCCGACTGACGCGTCTGGCCgccatataactaggtattcCATATAATCTATATACTCATACTAGTACTCGTACGTACGTCTGCATATCGACGCC harbors:
- the LOC117185790 gene encoding uncharacterized protein LOC117185790 isoform X11, translated to MDLADQIDDYICSFEGLGDLTMDSLAIFIFLWAVLALFSVWLCKLLYRKYLNKEKTPSAANSRQSSVAPRAAALALGGSSKPEKLLSEPRDMLATKSKVEDLSKPLTGASAGRGRSSASPLSGGAAGAAGPRRRVVRQSSTGPENRKKRYVPPPSNVVGPETSSVTWTSQVFRWLYCDLVIVNELLMSCVIAINDSLRKSVEEHGVAVEVVRVLPDSPAPGLNNIFCNCDANNPADMLITFDCDAMPVLQVKTFRQKSGKVETSHYKVTVSRFRARMAIPMNYNSLKGEMRVEGYPDVLIAMNSVRAIKAMDQDELQLQTVISDILTTALRDTVYPVDFSIYSTCPRAEVKPLDLPHNMEHHLGGVGLRDSQHMVSGRRLLVKIVKGEGLRDAHDPYVVIEMDELAQKNQTGTQRGSRPYWDEHFLFELSPQSAEILFEVYDHPVIASDPPKLLGLGLVGIDELAVGPASTQLLQLQPRPYETQPVAGAITVDFVFIEGAEIPAGARPQRLKEALRLSTPAINEHIRNGADLADAAVRALQDGALSATGNGGQPSKSTLIIHSVQGNSGNPNAFKVELNKDGRIEVFESPTELNQAVAQAFERAASEAAAAKAEQLQLELELDPGTEVQPLASGGGGGEPHNETGNGSGTANEDSTAEFGQPNAASSPNGSGYHNNYNLNGSSWLAGNGSGNGNGNGNSNINGGGYSMNSLPQNGAHLGHLQAGEGMDVLDDRGRSKKRNFFGTLKKRLSRSKTRTLSADQPNSNHKSLSATNSNYANTTTTSTGLPRTATGTLNGPRMGIGSAITDHSRRSSISESSAISGFSSASNKTYVHEASTLVLETIENGLKRHFIVPLAIAQRLRWRRKGTKLHICNDHTFISKHLSGSGLQCSICMKSIPRRPGKQGYECRDCQLICHKQCHIRAPQACPNPTVLSMELTKLNSAAADRSIRKL
- the LOC117185790 gene encoding uncharacterized protein LOC117185790 isoform X5; this encodes MDLADQIDDYICSFEGLGDLTMDSLAIFIFLWAVLALFSVWLCKLLYRKYLNKEKTPSAANSRQSSVAPRAAALALGGSSKPEKLLSEPRDMLATKSKVEDLSKPLTGASAGRGRSSASPLSGGAAGAAGPRRRVVRQSSTGPENRKKRYVPPPSNVVGPETSSVTWTSQVFRWLYCDLVIVNELLMSCVIAINDSLRKSVEEHGVAVEVVRVLPDSPAPGLNNIFCNCDANNPADMLITFDCDAMPVLQVKTFRQKSGKVETSHYKVTVSRFRARMAIPMNYNSLKGEMRVEGYPDVLIAMNSVRAIKAMDQDELQLQTVISDILTTALRDTVYPVDFSIYSTCPRAEVKPLDLPHNMEHHLGGVGLRDSQHMVSGRRLLVKIVKGEGLRDAHDPYVVIEMDELAQKNQTGTQRGSRPYWDEHFLFELSPQSAEILFEVYDHPVIASDPPKLLGLGLVGIDELAVGPASTQLLQLQPRPYETQPVAGAITVDFVFIEGAEIPAGARPQRLKEALRLSTPAINEHIRNGADLADAAVRALQDGALSATGNGGQPSKSTLIIHSVQGNSGNPNAFKVELNKDGRIEVFESPTELNQAVAQAFERAASEAAAAKAEQLQLELELDPGTEVQPLASGGGGGEPHNETGNGSGTANEDSTAEFGQPNAASSPNGSGYHNNYNLNGSSWLAGNGSGNGNGNGNSNINGGGYSMNSLPQNGAHLGHLQAGEGMDVLDDRGRSKKRNFFGTLKKRLSRSKTRTLSADQPNSNHKSLSATNSNYANTTTTSTGLPRTATGTLNGDSSRSLSVDRATLSKSNSLGPRMGIGSAITDHSRRSSISESSAISGFSSASNKTYVHEASTLVLETIENGLKRHFIVPLAIAQRLRWRRKGTKLHICNDHTFISKHLSGSGLQCSICMKSIPRRPGKQGYECRDCQLICHKQCHIRAPQACPNPTVLSMELTKLNSAAADRSIRKL
- the LOC117185790 gene encoding uncharacterized protein LOC117185790 isoform X15, giving the protein MDLADQIDDYICSFEGLGDLTMDSLAIFIFLWAVLALFSVWLCKLLYRKYLNKEKTPSAANSRQSSVAPRAAALALGGSSKPEKLLSEPRDMLATKSKVEDLSKPLTGASAGRGRSSASPLSGGAAGAAGPRRRVVRQSSTGPENRKKRYVPPPSNVVGPETSSVTWTSQVFRWLYCDLVIVNELLMSCVIAINDSLRKSVEEHGVAVEVVRVLPDSPAPGLNNIFCNCDANNPADMLITFDCDAMPVLQVKTFRQKSGKVETSHYKVTVSRFRARMAIPMNYNSLKGEMRVEGYPDVLIAMNSVRAIKAMDQDELQLQTVISDILTTALRDTVYPVDFSIYSTCPRAEVKPLDLPVIYPVHYDSLAHNMEHHLGGVGLRDSQHMVSGRRLLVKIVKGEGLRDAHDPYVVIEMDELAQKNQTGTQRGSRPYWDEHFLFELSPQSAEILFEVYDHPVIASDPPKLLGLGLVGIDELAVGPASTQLLQLQPRPYETQPVAGAITVDFVFIEGAEIPAGARPQRLKEALRLSTPAINEHIRNGADLADAAVRALQDGALSATGNGGQPSKSTLIIHSVQGNSGNPNAFKFGQPNAASSPNGSGYHNNYNLNGSSWLAGNGSGNGNGNGNSNINGGGYSMNSLPQNGAHLGHLQAGEGMDVLDDRGRSKKRNFFGTLKKRLSRSKTRTLSADQPNSNHKSLSATNSNYANTTTTSTGLPRTATGTLNGDSSRSLSVDRATLSKSNSLGPRMGIGSAITDHSRRSSISESSAISGFSSASNKTYVHEASTLVLETIENGLKRHFIVPLAIAQRLRWRRKGTKLHICNDHTFISKHLSGSGLQCSICMKSIPRRPGKQGYECRDCQLICHKQCHIRAPQACPNPTVLSMELNSYPVLTERDLNLVI